GATTCTGTACGCTGCTTTTGTCGGGGGAATAGTGTTCGCAAGTTACCTGGCAGTCAAGCGGCCAGATGTTTTCCAGCACATCGGACGGATGGGCTTTGTGACCGCCGACGGATCAGATGTTTCACCTGATGAGTCGCTAGAGGACAAACCGAAGGAAGATGTGCAGCTATGAACGTGAAATCGCGTGTTGGCAATGAAATCGCGCTTATCACAGGCGGTGCCTCGGGCATCGGCCAGGCATGCGCTTCGGTGCTCGGACGCCGTGGCGCCAAGGTTTGCTTGTTGGACATCCACGAAGACGGGCTGGCTGCAACCGCAGCCGTCCTTTCCGATCAGGGAATCGATGTCCTGACGGTTACGGCGGACGTGACCGACCAGGCCGCGGTGGAGGGGGCCGTCGCAAAGCTTGTCAACCTATGGGGGGGCTTGGACACGGTCGTCACCTCCGCCGGAATCGAGCACGTTGGTATCGTCGAGGACACCCCGCTGACGGATTTCCGGCGGGTCCTCGATATTGCGCTGGTCGGCACCTTCATCGCGGCGAAAGTAAGCCTTCCCCACTTGCGGGTATCCCGGGGGAGTTTCACTGCCGTCGGTTCTACCACCTCCCTCACAGGCGCAAATGGGTGGTCCGCCTACAGCGCGGCGAAGCACGGAGTGGTCGGCCTGGTGAAGTCAATGGCGTTGGACCACGCGCGCGATGGCATCCGCATCAATGCTGTGCTACCGGGCTTCATCCAAACACCGATGTCCGCGCGCCTTCTCGAGGGTTTGTCAGAGCAAGAGCTCGCCGCCACCGACGCCGCTATTCCTATCGGGCGTCGTGCGGAACCTGTGGAAGTCGCGCACGCTGTCGCTTACCTCTCCTCTCCCGAGGCAAGCTACGTAACTGGTTCCCTATTCGCCGTCGACGGCGGAATGCTAGCCGGCGCGTACGAACCGACGGACTGAAGCGGCGACGAGAGGCTTACCTGCAACGTAGCGATTACCGTCGGGCGTCTCCAGGTAGGCCTTACGCCGCGGGGTCTTAGTATCGCCAATGCGCGCTGGTAAGGCTGCAAGAAGCTGACTAGTTGTACTAAGTCAGCACGTTGGTTGGCACTCCCGCTGGTTGGAGTCCCTCCGATGCGATGTAGCCGAGCCCTCGTACCGCGCCGCGCTGCGCAACCGTGCGCGCCAACCGTCTCCGTCCGGGATTCGGCCCAGCTTCTTCGCATCGACATGGATCAACTCGCCGAGATGTTCCCGTTCATCGGCTCGGTATAGATCGCGAGGCGCGGATTAGCTGGCCAGTCAACAGATCACATCACGCCAGGCGAGCGATCGGGTGCCGAACCAGGATGCGGGAAGAGTTCGCGTCGGCACCGTGGTAACCTCCGGATGCGCAGTGGCCCCGCCCTCAGCTCGTTCCGAGCGGTGAGCACCCGACTTTCCCGCTCCGTGCTTGTCCGTAAGGCGAAATTCTTGGTTGGGACCATCGAGCCAGCAAACTCGGAGAGCCTCGGCTCGATACCGACGCGGGCGAATGCGTTGGTAGCCCCAATGGGGAGTAGGTTTCGGTCATTGAGGCCGATAGGACCGAGGCAAAGCGCGGCACCCACCGGTTGCCGTGCCGGGAACAGACAAACACTGCTCACGGCCTGTGACACAGCCGTGAGCACTACACCTAGTCCCTACTGACCCTCTTCACGCGTGAGTAGGTGGTAGATGACTGAAATGTCTTTGAGCCCGAATCCAGCGCGCTGAGCTTCTTTCGAGTACCTGCCGGTAGCTTCAAGCATGTGCGCGTCCAGCCCTACTTTCCGGTAAGCGCCGAGCATCGGGTTGACTCCGTCGGCATAAATGTCGACAGTCGCCTGATCGCCGTCGAAGTCGCCTCTCGCGAATCGATCACTGAGCGCCTGGTTCTGCTTCTCGAATTGAGCCGTTCGAAGCGAGGCGGAGAGCCTGAAGTCTTCGAGGGACAAGCCGTAGGCAGTGACTAACGCCGCGGCTTCCATGTAAGCGCAGCGTTCCGCAAAGTCAACAGTCCACACCGCCGCGCAGAGCACGGATGCAGCCGTCACCTCGTTGCTCAGGAAGCGACAGTCGCCGGCGATGTTTCGCAGCAGTTTCTCGTTTGCCAGGAAGGCTGCGTTGTCGCCGGAGGACAACATTTCTGCGTCTTCGTCACCGGCCTGCGCGGGGAAGAAGTTGATCTTCGCGTCGATGAATGAGGCGTTGCCTTTCGCGGCGGACTCCGCAACGCGCGCCACATCGTCGGGCCCCCCGGTAACGCTGTTGACTACCGTCTTGCCAGCGAGCGCGCTACGGACAGCGGGCTCATCCATCAGTTCTGTCACCATCTGGCAGTCCAGGAGGCACCAGAACGAGACCGGACTGGCAGAAATAGCCTCCGCCAGGTCGCGGGTTGCTGTAGCACCATCCCCGGCGACGCTTTCGGACTTGCTGTGGGTGCGATTCCAAACGGTCACCTCATAACCCGAGCGGATCAAGCTGCGAGCGATCGCACTCCCCATTAGACCAAGGCCTATCACAGACACGCGCTTTGACTCGGTCATAGCTGTTTCCTGCGGCAGGTGTTTTGATTCGGTCATTTCTGTTTCCTTACGGGTTCGGGTGAGAGAAACTCCACGGCTTTCGGTGGCAATGTGTATCGGGTGCTCAAGGTCGACAGGCCCACCGTCAGCCACACGCTGTCGCTCGGCAAGGGTGCGACCGATCGGTCAACCAATCGAGAGGTCGACCCACGCTGAATCCCTGAGCGACTCGTAAATCTCGTCCACCAGGGCCACCTGATCGGGGTCGTTCAGATAACTGTTGAGGTCGTCATAACTTTCCACGTCGATCGTCATGCCGTAGTCGAACTTGCCAATCGTGGCGTTCTCCTGAACACCAATATGCTTTCCGATGGACCAGTCGATCAGTCGGGGAATCTGCCGATTGAGGTGCGACATTTGCTCCAGCACACGCTCAGCATCGTGGCCGTCTTTGACGCTCCAGAGGAATAGTTGACGGATAGCCATGTTG
This Salinibacterium sp. ZJ450 DNA region includes the following protein-coding sequences:
- a CDS encoding SDR family NAD(P)-dependent oxidoreductase, which encodes MNVKSRVGNEIALITGGASGIGQACASVLGRRGAKVCLLDIHEDGLAATAAVLSDQGIDVLTVTADVTDQAAVEGAVAKLVNLWGGLDTVVTSAGIEHVGIVEDTPLTDFRRVLDIALVGTFIAAKVSLPHLRVSRGSFTAVGSTTSLTGANGWSAYSAAKHGVVGLVKSMALDHARDGIRINAVLPGFIQTPMSARLLEGLSEQELAATDAAIPIGRRAEPVEVAHAVAYLSSPEASYVTGSLFAVDGGMLAGAYEPTD
- a CDS encoding NAD(P)-dependent oxidoreductase — translated: MTESKHLPQETAMTESKRVSVIGLGLMGSAIARSLIRSGYEVTVWNRTHSKSESVAGDGATATRDLAEAISASPVSFWCLLDCQMVTELMDEPAVRSALAGKTVVNSVTGGPDDVARVAESAAKGNASFIDAKINFFPAQAGDEDAEMLSSGDNAAFLANEKLLRNIAGDCRFLSNEVTAASVLCAAVWTVDFAERCAYMEAAALVTAYGLSLEDFRLSASLRTAQFEKQNQALSDRFARGDFDGDQATVDIYADGVNPMLGAYRKVGLDAHMLEATGRYSKEAQRAGFGLKDISVIYHLLTREEGQ
- a CDS encoding Dabb family protein, with the protein product MAIRQLFLWSVKDGHDAERVLEQMSHLNRQIPRLIDWSIGKHIGVQENATIGKFDYGMTIDVESYDDLNSYLNDPDQVALVDEIYESLRDSAWVDLSIG